A region from the Campylobacter blaseri genome encodes:
- the waaA gene encoding lipid IV(A) 3-deoxy-D-manno-octulosonic acid transferase — protein sequence MIYNLLSFILWLISIPFLLILAFKEKYKRSIPARFFLFKNSKLKSCDVHFHACSLGEVEAISSLALKFDDIAITTATATGFNKASSITKNVRFLPYEMFLPLWLEKSKVLVVFEAELWLNLVKYAKKNGSYVILLNARINDKSYKSYKKLSLYYKKVFENVDLVLAQSEVDRRRLEELGAKNIKVVGNIKSANFKPASKDYSKFNKKFIVIASTHEGEEELILKNLNPNKEQKFLLAPRHPERFEKVGGICKAFCGKHNLSFERFSENKDLSSDFILLDTLGELINFYKIADVVILGGGFIKGIGGHNPVEIAQFNTPIINGEYFHNQKVLFGLIDGVNFSDLSNLNELLSKNLTKTKIKQTYKIKEIENIIKEKI from the coding sequence GTGATATATAATCTTTTAAGTTTTATATTATGGCTAATCTCAATCCCATTTTTATTGATTTTAGCTTTTAAGGAAAAATATAAGCGTAGTATACCAGCACGCTTTTTTCTATTTAAAAATTCTAAATTAAAATCTTGTGATGTTCATTTTCATGCTTGTAGTTTAGGCGAAGTAGAGGCTATATCATCTTTGGCTTTAAAATTTGATGATATAGCTATAACCACAGCAACTGCTACAGGTTTTAATAAGGCTAGTAGTATTACTAAAAATGTAAGATTTTTACCATATGAGATGTTTTTACCATTGTGGCTTGAAAAATCAAAAGTTTTAGTTGTTTTTGAAGCAGAACTTTGGCTAAATTTAGTAAAATATGCTAAAAAAAATGGATCTTATGTTATTTTATTAAATGCTAGGATAAATGATAAGTCATATAAAAGTTATAAAAAACTAAGCTTATATTATAAAAAAGTTTTTGAAAATGTAGATTTAGTTTTAGCACAAAGCGAAGTAGATAGGCGAAGATTAGAAGAGTTGGGTGCAAAAAATATAAAAGTAGTTGGTAATATTAAAAGTGCAAATTTTAAACCAGCTTCAAAAGATTACTCTAAGTTTAATAAAAAATTTATAGTCATAGCAAGCACACATGAGGGTGAAGAAGAGCTTATATTAAAAAATCTAAATCCAAATAAAGAGCAAAAGTTTCTACTTGCACCAAGACATCCTGAAAGATTTGAAAAAGTTGGCGGAATTTGCAAAGCATTTTGTGGTAAGCATAATCTTAGCTTTGAGAGATTTTCAGAAAATAAAGATTTAAGTTCTGATTTTATATTGCTTGATACATTAGGAGAACTTATAAATTTTTATAAGATTGCAGATGTTGTTATATTAGGAGGCGGTTTTATAAAAGGGATTGGTGGACATAACCCAGTAGAAATAGCACAATTTAACACTCCTATAATAAATGGAGAGTATTTTCATAATCAAAAAGTTCTTTTTGGTTTGATAGATGGAGTAAATTTTAGTGATTTATCAAATTTAAATGAACTTTTGAGCAAGAATTTAACAAAAACAAAGATAAAACAAACCTATAAAATAAAAGAGATAGAAAACATAATCAAGGAAAAAATTTGA
- a CDS encoding pseudouridine synthase family protein: MTKEKAYKLLAVQEGISNNEAKNLIDNGQVFAHDKKILIARGLISSKTTFKVLKTKEPKVIFEDDNIVAINKPQFTTSEQIAKKFKFELLNRLDKDTSGVILLIKNKEFQEKAIEEFKHLRVKKIYVAMVDGIVSEEIIIDEPIITLKTKGGAFSKISKQGKNAITKVEPLMISGKKSIVKVTIQTGRTHQIRVHLASINHPIVGDEKYGKGSSKRLFLHSYETEILGYKFRANLDNSFHAFGFEIPKDI; this comes from the coding sequence TTGACAAAAGAAAAAGCATATAAACTTTTAGCAGTTCAAGAGGGAATTTCAAACAATGAAGCTAAAAATTTAATAGACAATGGGCAGGTTTTTGCACATGATAAAAAGATATTAATAGCAAGGGGATTAATCTCTTCAAAAACTACATTTAAGGTTTTAAAAACTAAAGAGCCAAAAGTTATATTTGAAGATGATAATATAGTAGCTATAAATAAACCACAATTTACAACAAGCGAACAGATAGCTAAAAAATTTAAATTTGAGCTTTTAAACAGGCTAGATAAAGATACAAGCGGAGTTATACTTCTTATCAAAAACAAAGAATTTCAAGAAAAAGCAATAGAGGAATTTAAGCATTTAAGAGTTAAAAAAATATATGTTGCTATGGTTGATGGCATTGTAAGCGAAGAGATCATCATAGATGAGCCAATCATAACTTTAAAAACAAAAGGTGGTGCTTTTTCTAAAATATCTAAGCAAGGAAAAAACGCTATAACAAAGGTTGAGCCACTTATGATAAGTGGTAAAAAAAGCATCGTAAAAGTTACAATACAAACAGGCAGAACTCATCAGATAAGAGTTCATTTAGCAAGCATTAATCACCCTATAGTTGGTGATGAAAAATATGGAAAAGGTAGCTCAAAAAGACTATTTTTACACTCTTATGAGACTGAAATTTTAGGTTATAAATTTAGAGCAAATTTAGATAATAGTTTTCATGCTTTTGGTTTTGAAATTCCAAAAGATATCTAA
- the ffh gene encoding signal recognition particle protein: protein MFEQISESFRSAVNKLKIIDDEKALKNALDTLKKALLKSDVHHKVTKELLSLIETDVKSGTIGQKQFLDAIKKNLTDVLTAPGNQGFVFASKPPTVVLMAGLQGSGKTTTTVKLANYLKLRKKKVLIAACDLQRLAAVEQLKQLCEANELDLYYIEDETNPIKVAKNALEKAKKELYDVLLVDTAGRLAIDEELMEEIKNVKNTINPDEIFYVADAMSGQDGVRSASTFNDALSITGVILSKFDADTKGGVALGIAKQIGIPLRFIGTGEKSSNIEGFIPDRIVGRIMGEGDLATLVEKTNAIFDEKDVKDITKKIKKGKFTFTDFLNQLESVKKLGNMKNLIGMIPGMGNMASKIGDMDLENSKEILHIKAMINSMTPKERENPELLNNSRKRRLAQGAGLEQVEVNRFIKQFSNASKLAKKFSNKGAMKNMANMMKNNQIPR from the coding sequence GTGTTTGAACAAATAAGTGAATCGTTTAGATCAGCAGTAAATAAATTAAAAATAATTGATGATGAAAAAGCACTAAAAAATGCTTTAGATACACTCAAAAAAGCACTATTAAAATCAGATGTTCACCACAAAGTTACCAAAGAGCTATTAAGCCTTATAGAGACAGATGTAAAAAGTGGCACTATAGGTCAAAAGCAGTTTTTAGATGCTATAAAGAAAAATCTAACAGATGTTTTAACAGCACCAGGAAATCAAGGTTTTGTTTTTGCTAGTAAGCCACCGACAGTAGTTTTAATGGCAGGACTTCAAGGTAGTGGTAAAACAACTACAACAGTGAAGCTTGCAAACTATTTAAAACTTAGAAAAAAGAAAGTTTTAATAGCAGCTTGTGACCTGCAAAGACTTGCTGCAGTAGAGCAACTAAAGCAACTATGCGAAGCAAACGAGCTTGATTTATACTATATAGAAGATGAAACAAATCCTATAAAAGTTGCAAAAAATGCATTAGAAAAGGCTAAAAAAGAGCTATATGATGTTTTATTGGTTGACACTGCTGGGCGTTTGGCAATAGATGAAGAGCTTATGGAAGAGATTAAAAATGTAAAAAACACTATCAATCCAGATGAAATTTTCTATGTAGCTGATGCTATGAGTGGACAAGATGGTGTAAGAAGTGCAAGCACTTTTAACGACGCTTTATCCATAACAGGTGTTATATTAAGTAAATTTGATGCTGATACAAAAGGCGGTGTTGCTTTAGGTATTGCAAAGCAAATTGGAATTCCTTTAAGATTTATAGGAACAGGTGAAAAGTCAAGTAATATTGAAGGGTTTATACCAGATAGAATTGTTGGTAGAATTATGGGCGAGGGTGACCTTGCAACACTAGTTGAAAAAACAAATGCAATTTTTGATGAAAAAGATGTAAAAGATATAACCAAAAAAATTAAAAAAGGTAAATTTACATTTACTGATTTTTTAAATCAACTTGAGAGTGTTAAAAAACTTGGAAATATGAAAAATCTTATAGGAATGATTCCTGGTATGGGAAATATGGCTAGCAAGATTGGCGATATGGATTTAGAAAATTCAAAAGAAATTTTGCATATTAAAGCTATGATTAACTCAATGACTCCAAAAGAGAGAGAAAACCCCGAGCTTTTAAATAACTCAAGAAAAAGAAGACTAGCACAAGGGGCTGGACTTGAACAAGTTGAGGTTAATAGATTTATAAAGCAGTTTAGCAATGCTTCAAAATTAGCTAAAAAGTTTTCAAATAAAGGCGCTATGAAAAACATGGCAAACATGATGAAAAACAATCAAATTCCTAGGTAA
- the rpsP gene encoding 30S ribosomal protein S16, with amino-acid sequence MATVIRLNRVGRKKRPFYRIVVTDSRKRRDGGYIENIGYYNPMTEPEVIKFDAERLAYWKSVGAKLSDRVEKITSK; translated from the coding sequence ATGGCAACGGTTATTAGACTAAACAGAGTAGGTAGAAAAAAGAGACCTTTTTATCGTATCGTAGTAACGGATAGTAGAAAAAGAAGAGACGGTGGTTATATAGAAAACATTGGTTATTACAACCCAATGACAGAACCTGAAGTTATCAAATTTGACGCTGAAAGACTTGCTTACTGGAAAAGCGTAGGTGCTAAACTTAGCGATAGAGTTGAAAAGATTACTAGTAAATAA
- a CDS encoding KH domain-containing protein encodes MIKEFLKQYAMLIAEYPEKVTIEEIQHEDNFVEIIITADKSDTGKLIGRDGRIINAIKTVISAYKSKNKTSYKVNIKALEE; translated from the coding sequence ATGATAAAAGAATTTTTAAAACAATATGCAATGCTTATTGCAGAGTATCCAGAAAAAGTAACCATAGAAGAGATACAACACGAAGATAATTTTGTTGAGATTATCATAACAGCTGACAAATCAGATACAGGTAAACTTATAGGCAGAGATGGCAGAATCATAAACGCTATAAAAACAGTTATATCTGCTTATAAAAGTAAAAATAAAACTTCATATAAAGTTAACATAAAAGCTCTAGAGGAATAG
- the rimM gene encoding ribosome maturation factor RimM (Essential for efficient processing of 16S rRNA), whose protein sequence is MEKLLEVAVIGKTIGLKGALKLHNKSDFVSQFKKGKIFFLKDETKLEILSVNMSNLSVIFKGYEDINLAQNLVNKKLYQSIENTRKSCKLDKDEFFYFDIIGLEVYEDDHKLGRVDDILEVGGSYLFEIKTDEDFIKKEFSDIFYIPYIDNYIEKISIEDGKIYSKNAILLLENS, encoded by the coding sequence ATGGAAAAGCTTCTTGAAGTAGCAGTTATAGGCAAAACTATAGGCCTTAAAGGAGCTTTAAAACTTCATAATAAAAGCGACTTTGTTTCACAATTTAAAAAAGGTAAAATATTTTTTTTAAAAGATGAAACGAAGTTAGAAATTTTAAGTGTAAATATGTCAAATTTATCTGTTATATTTAAAGGCTATGAAGATATAAACTTAGCCCAAAATTTAGTAAACAAGAAACTATATCAAAGTATTGAAAACACAAGAAAAAGTTGCAAACTAGATAAAGATGAGTTTTTTTATTTTGATATAATTGGTCTTGAAGTTTATGAAGATGACCATAAATTAGGTAGAGTTGATGATATTTTAGAAGTTGGCGGAAGCTATCTTTTTGAGATAAAAACAGACGAAGATTTTATTAAAAAAGAATTTAGTGATATTTTTTATATACCATACATTGATAATTATATAGAAAAAATTTCCATAGAAGATGGGAAAATTTATAGCAAAAACGCTATTTTGTTATTAGAAAATTCATGA
- the trmD gene encoding tRNA (guanosine(37)-N1)-methyltransferase TrmD: protein MKFTFITLFENLVKPYFNDSILKRAVDSKLIDVEFINPRDYSEDRHKKVDDYMIGGGAGLLINASTIESSILKAKEKNPNLHIVYLTPAGKKFTQNDAKRLSTKKEIVFICGRYEGVDERVVEQYANEVFCIGDFVLTGGELGALCLCDAISRNIEGVLGNSQSLEIESFEDGILEAPSFTKPNIFNNSYVPSEFLKGNHGRIQALKNNMAILRTKFFRPDLYLRLNSQNKRKKNEKQVH from the coding sequence ATGAAATTTACATTCATAACTCTTTTTGAAAATTTAGTTAAGCCATATTTTAATGACTCTATTTTAAAAAGAGCAGTTGATTCTAAATTAATAGATGTTGAGTTTATAAATCCGCGAGATTATAGCGAAGATAGGCATAAAAAAGTAGATGACTATATGATAGGTGGTGGAGCTGGGCTTTTAATAAATGCTAGCACAATTGAAAGCTCAATTTTAAAAGCAAAAGAAAAAAATCCAAACTTACATATAGTATATCTTACTCCAGCTGGAAAGAAATTTACCCAAAATGATGCCAAAAGATTATCAACCAAAAAAGAGATAGTGTTTATCTGTGGTAGATATGAGGGTGTTGATGAAAGAGTGGTTGAGCAATATGCAAATGAGGTTTTTTGCATAGGTGATTTTGTCTTAACAGGTGGAGAGCTTGGAGCACTTTGTTTGTGTGATGCCATAAGCAGGAACATTGAAGGTGTATTAGGAAATAGCCAATCTTTAGAAATTGAGAGTTTTGAAGATGGGATTTTAGAGGCGCCATCTTTTACAAAGCCAAATATTTTTAATAATTCTTATGTGCCTTCAGAGTTTTTAAAGGGTAATCATGGTAGAATACAAGCTTTAAAAAATAATATGGCGATTTTAAGAACAAAATTTTTTCGTCCAGATTTATATCTCAGATTAAATAGCCAAAACAAAAGGAAAAAAAATGAGAAACAAGTACATTGA
- the rplS gene encoding 50S ribosomal protein L19, whose translation MRNKYIEAFENAQISEKSIPDFRAGDTLRVAVKIQEGDKSRIQNFEGVCISRRGTGTGESFIVRKIGANSVGVERIFPIYSDSIEEIKVLRHGRVRRAKLFYLRDRRGKAAKIRELRK comes from the coding sequence ATGAGAAACAAGTACATTGAAGCGTTTGAAAACGCACAAATTAGTGAAAAAAGTATTCCAGATTTTCGTGCAGGTGATACTTTAAGAGTCGCTGTTAAAATTCAAGAAGGTGACAAAAGCAGAATTCAAAATTTTGAAGGTGTTTGTATTTCTAGAAGAGGAACAGGAACAGGCGAGAGTTTTATAGTTAGAAAAATTGGTGCTAATAGTGTAGGTGTTGAGAGAATCTTCCCTATTTATAGTGATAGTATAGAAGAGATAAAAGTTCTAAGACATGGTCGCGTAAGAAGAGCTAAGCTATTTTATCTTAGAGATAGACGTGGTAAAGCTGCTAAAATTAGAGAACTTAGAAAATAA
- a CDS encoding AAA family ATPase, whose protein sequence is MNKTIQRIKTEIKKIVVGQDELIDSLLIGLISNGHILVEGVPGLAKTTAINALSKSLGIDFKRVQFTPDLLPSDITGTEIYNIKTGEFSFKKGPAFTNLLLADEINRAPSKVQSALLEVMQERQITIGDETFKVDEPFLVMATQNPIEQEGAYSLPEAQLDRFMMKVLVDYNTFDEELEIIERVALKGFEEVQKVADSKDILKLREEVKKVHIDEEVKKYMVKIVHATREPELYEIPDISQYIEFGVSPRASIDLLKSSLAYAFINGKDYVTPLDIANVVKGVLRHRLTLNYKAKANGITPDNIVEKIIETIKAP, encoded by the coding sequence ATGAATAAAACTATACAAAGAATAAAAACAGAGATTAAAAAAATAGTCGTTGGGCAAGATGAGCTTATAGACTCACTTTTAATAGGTCTAATTTCAAATGGTCATATTTTAGTTGAAGGTGTTCCAGGTCTTGCAAAAACAACTGCTATAAATGCTCTATCAAAGAGTTTGGGTATTGATTTTAAAAGAGTTCAATTTACTCCTGATTTACTTCCAAGTGATATTACAGGTACTGAAATTTACAATATTAAAACAGGCGAGTTTAGTTTTAAAAAAGGTCCAGCTTTTACAAATCTTTTGTTAGCAGATGAAATAAACAGAGCTCCTTCAAAAGTTCAATCAGCCTTGCTTGAGGTTATGCAAGAAAGACAAATTACTATTGGTGATGAAACTTTTAAAGTAGATGAGCCTTTTTTGGTTATGGCAACACAAAACCCAATAGAACAAGAGGGTGCTTATAGTCTTCCTGAGGCACAACTTGATAGGTTTATGATGAAGGTTTTAGTTGATTATAATACCTTCGATGAAGAGTTAGAAATTATAGAAAGAGTTGCATTAAAAGGGTTTGAAGAGGTTCAAAAAGTAGCTGATTCTAAGGATATATTAAAGTTAAGAGAAGAAGTTAAAAAAGTTCACATAGATGAAGAGGTTAAAAAATATATGGTTAAAATAGTTCATGCAACAAGAGAGCCAGAACTATATGAGATACCAGATATATCACAATACATTGAATTTGGTGTAAGTCCTAGAGCGAGTATCGATCTTCTTAAATCAAGCCTTGCTTATGCGTTTATAAATGGAAAAGATTATGTTACTCCTTTAGATATTGCAAATGTAGTAAAGGGTGTTTTAAGACATAGACTTACTTTAAATTATAAAGCAAAAGCAAACGGTATAACTCCTGATAATATAGTTGAAAAGATTATTGAAACTATAAAGGCACCTTAA